Proteins encoded in a region of the Zea mays cultivar B73 chromosome 4, Zm-B73-REFERENCE-NAM-5.0, whole genome shotgun sequence genome:
- the LOC100382120 gene encoding Monodehydroascorbate reductase 4, cytosolic-like produces the protein MARHFKYVILGGGVAAGYAAREFAKQGVNPGELAIISKEPVAPYERPALSKGYLFPQNAARLPGFHTCVGSGGERLLPEWYSEKGIELILSTEIVKADLASKTLTSAAAETFTYETLLIATGSSVIKLTDFGVQGAESNNILYLRDIADADKLVAAMQAKKGGKAVIVGGGYIGLELSAALKINNFDVTMVYPEPWCMPRLFTAGIAHFYEGYYANKGIKVVKGTVAVGFDADANGDVTTVKLKNGSVLEADIVIVGVGGRPLTRLFIGQAADEKGGLKTDAFFETSVAGVYAIGDVATFPLKLYNEQRRVEHVDHARKSAEQAVRAIKAKESGESVAEYDYLPYFYSRSFDLAWQFYGDNVGDDVLFGDNDPASAKPKFGSYWVKDGKVVGVFLEGGSAEENQAIARVARAQPPVADVQALKQEGIDFASKI, from the exons ATGGCTAGGCACTTCAAGTACGTCATCCTCGGCGGCGGTGTCGCGGCG GGGTACGCGGCGAGGGAGTTCGCCAAGCAGGGCGTCAaccccggcgagctcgccatcATCTCCAAGGAACCA GTGGCCCCTTATGAGCGCCCTGCACTCAGCAAGGGATACCTCTTCCCTCAGA ACGCTGCAAGACTGCCAGGCTTCCACACGTGTGTGGGCAGCGGTGGAGAGAGACTACTTCCTGAATGGTACTCTGAGAAAG GCATTGAACTGATCCTGAGTACTGAGATTGTGAAGGCCGACCTTGCTTCAAAGACTCTGACCAGTGCAGCTGCGGAAACCTTCACATATGAGACCTTGCTCATTGCTACGGGCTCCTCG GTCATAAAGCTCACTGATTTTGGTGTTCAAGGAGCAGAATCCAACAACATATTGTATCTAAGGGACATTGCGGATGCCGACAAGTTGGTTGCAGCTATGCAGGCAAAGAAGGGTGGAAAGGCTGTGATTGTTGGAGGTGGTTACATAGGGCTTGAGCTTAGCGCTGCCTTGAAAATCAACAACTTCGATGTGACCATGGTGTACCCTGAACCGTGGTGCA TGCCCCGTCTCTTCACTGCTGGTATTGCTCATTTCTATGAGGGCTACTATGCTAACAAAGGAATCAAGGTTGTAAAGGGCACGGTTGCTGTTGGTTTCGACGCTGATGCCAACGGAGAT GTCACTACAGTGAAGTTGAAGAATGGAAGTGTTCTCGAAGCTGATATTGTTATTGTTGGCGTCGGCGGCAGGCCATTGACGCGTCTCTTCATAGGCCAAGCTGCTGACGAGAAAGGTGGACTCAAG ACCGATGCATTCTTCGAAACAAGTGTAGCCGGGGTATACGCGATCGGCGACGTGGCCACCTTCCCTCTGAAGCTCTACAACGAGCAGAGGAGAGTTGAGCACGTGGACCACGCCCGGAAGTCCGCCGAGCAGGCCGTGAGGGCAATCAAGGCCAAGGAGTCCGGCGAATCGGTGGCCGAATACGACTACCTGCCCTACTTCTACTCCCGGTCGTTCGACTTGGCGTGGCAGTTCTACGGCGACAACGTCGGCGACGACGTGCTGTTCGGCGACAACGACCCGGCCTCGGCCAAGCCCAAGTTCGGCAGCTACTGGGTGAAGGACGGCAAGGTCGTCGGCGTGTTTCTCGAGGGCGGGTCGGCCGAGGAGAACCAGGCCATCGCCAGGGTCGCCAGGGCGCAGCCGCCGGTGGCCGACGTCCAGGCGCTGAAGCAGGAGGGGATCGATTTCGCTTCCAAAATCTGA